The following nucleotide sequence is from Psychroflexus torquis ATCC 700755.
AAAAACTTGTGCTGAGCTACGTCGTAGTATAATTCAATTTATTTAAACGACATTACAAATTTAATATTAGAAATCGGTATCCAATGTATTCTTATTCGCAAGCTTTTTAAATCCCATTTTAAAAAGTATATCCGCTCTAGTATTTTCTTTGTGATTTAATGTTTCCATAGATTGTATGATGTCTTGCTTAAAATTAATCCTCGAATATTCGTTTTGCGTCTTATTTATAAACGCATTAGGAAGTTGAAAAGAATGAGATCCAATTACATCTATAGCAGCTCCTTTTGATAATAAATAAGATTCATTACCAAACTTTTTCTTATCTACATCAGGATATAAATGCATATCGATTGCCCTTTTAATAAGGTTAGCTTTATTCATATTAATCCCTTTATTAAGAACAAAATCTTTAGCGTAATCCCCTCCATAATTTGCGAAACATTGACTACTACACACAGAATTATGTTTATCTGTTAAACCAGAATCATGCAATATAGATGAAATAAAGATAAGTTCATTATCTGTTTTTATTCCTTCTGAAATAGCTATTCCGGCACTCCAAAAGAAAGTCCGATAACAATGTTTTAAAAGTATAGGGGTGTAAATATCATTTGCCTCTTCGATGG
It contains:
- a CDS encoding nitrile hydratase, which encodes MSNTITDLGIMNKSEISKFKISLIKSNLNENLKKILGQVGLNSYAKFNFKDVKIPDSKLALLAIEEANDIYTPILLKHCYRTFFWSAGIAISEGIKTDNELIFISSILHDSGLTDKHNSVCSSQCFANYGGDYAKDFVLNKGINMNKANLIKRAIDMHLYPDVDKKKFGNESYLLSKGAAIDVIGSHSFQLPNAFINKTQNEYSRINFKQDIIQSMETLNHKENTRADILFKMGFKKLANKNTLDTDF